A genome region from Erigeron canadensis isolate Cc75 chromosome 3, C_canadensis_v1, whole genome shotgun sequence includes the following:
- the LOC122591126 gene encoding protein STRUBBELIG-RECEPTOR FAMILY 8, whose protein sequence is MGTNRRDHFLSVAVIISVFLITCVRSTTDPTDVQALQVLYTSLNNAAQLTNWKTNSGDPCGESWRGVTCDASSVVSIQLPDLGIDGTLGYLLSGLSSLKTLDLSGNNIHDALPYQLPPNLTSLNLANNNLSGNIPYSISLMFNLNYMNLSRNLLAQNIGDIFNNLTNLETLDLSNNNLTGDLPNSLSSLSSISKFHVQNNQLTGSLNSLTSLPLTDVNIANNHFTGWIPRELLSVPAFIYDGNSFDNGPAPPPPPYTPPPPGKTHNNRSRSPPSRTHTGSDAPSSNTSSGNKLGIGAILGISLGSAFFILLVLLVFLLCLKKGKRKENITRPATVNHPISAEKVNAEMQEQRVKPTVSSIVDLKLPPTENSTFERGKSASTKRVKSPITTSSYTVATLQTATNSFSQDNIIGEGSLGRVYKADFPNGKIMAVKKIDNAALSLQEEDIFVEAVSNMSRLRHPNIVPLAGYCAEHGQRLLVYDYIANGSLQDLLHFADDRSKTLTWNARVRVALGTARALEYLHEVCLPSVVHRNLKSANILLDEELNPHLSDCGLAALTPNTEREVATQLVGSFGYSAPEFALSGIYTVKSDVYSFGVVMLELLTGRKPLDSSRVRSEQSLVRWATPQLHDIDSLAKMVDPTLNGMYPAKSLSRFADIIALCVQPEPEFRPPMSEVVQALVRLMQRASVVKRRSSDDSGFIYKTPDHEAYEMSY, encoded by the exons ATGGGCACAAATCGGCGTGATCACTTTCTGTCGGTCGCCGTGATTATTAGCGttttcttgatcacatgtgttCGCTCCACTACTGATCCAACTGACG TACAAGCATTGCAGGTTTTGTACACATCATTGAACAATGCTGCACAGCTAACTAATTGGAAAACTAATTCCGGTGACCCCTGTGGAGAGTCTTGGAGAGGGGTTACTTGCGACGCCTCTTCCGTTGTTTCCAT TCAACTTCCTGATTTAGGGATTGATGGAACATTGGGATACCTGTTGTCGGGTCTCTCCTCACTTAAAACATT GGATTTAAGTGGAAACAACATTCACGACGCCCTTCCATATCAGCTACCCCCAAATCTTACTAGCCT AAATCTGGCAAATAACAATTTAAGTGGAAATATTCCATATTCCATTTCGTTGATGTTTAATCTGAATTACAT GAACCTTAGTCGCAATCTGCTTGCTCAGAATATAGGAGATATATTCAATAATCTTACTAACCTCGAAACCTT GGATCTCTCAAACAACAACCTCACCGGAGATCTACCAAATTCACTCAGTTCGTTGTCAAGCATTTCTAAATT TCATGTGCAGAACAATCAATTAACAGGTTCTTTAAATTCCCTAACGAGCCTGCCTTTGACTGACGT AAACATAGCAAACAATCATTTCACCGGATGGATACCCCGGGAGCTTCTTTCCGTTCCTGCTTTCAT ATACGATGGAAATTCATTTGACAATGGCCCTGCTCCTCCTCCACCTCCATATACACCACCGCCTCCAGGTAAAACTCACAATAATCGCAGCCGTTCTCCTCCATCGCGTACACATACGGGGTCCGATGCTCCATCATCAAATACGAGCAGTGGAAATAAGTTGGGCATTGGTGCTATTTTAGGCATAAGTTTGGGTTCTGCATTCTTCATACTTCTTGTACTTCTTGTGTTTCTTTTATGCCTTAAGAAAGGGAAAAGGAAGGAAAATATTACGCGGCCTGCCACAGTAAACCATCCTATCAGTGCTGAGAAAG TTAATGCAGAAATGCAAGAGCAGAGGGTAAAACCCACAGTTAGCAGCATAGTTGATTTGAAGCTTCCACCAACAGAAAACTCAACATTTGAGCGAGGGAAAAGTGCATCTACAAAGAGAGTAAAATCGCCTATAACCACTAGTTCCTACACCGTTGCAACTCTTCAAACAGCAACAAATAGTTTCTCTCAGGACAATATAATCGGTGAAGGTTCTTTGGGTCGTgtttataaagcagatttcccCAACGGAAAG ATCATGgctgttaaaaaaatagataatgcGGCATTATCACTGCAAGAAGAAGATATTTTTGTTGAAGCTGTCTCAAACATGTCACGCTTGAGGCACCCGAACATAGTTCCACTGGCTGGATATTGTGCAGAGCATGGTCAACGTCTTTTGGTTTATGATTACATTGCAAATGGTAGTTTGCAAGATTTACTTCACTTTGCTGATGATAGGAGTAAGACATTGACATGGAATGCACGTGTTAGGGTTGCACTTGGCACTGCTCGAGCTTTAGA GTACTTGCATGAAGTCTGCCTACCTTCTGTTGTACATAGAAACTTAAAATCAGCAAATATTTTACTTGATGAGGAGCTCAATCCCCATCTGTCAGACTGTGGTCTAGCCGCCCTTACACCAAACACAGAACGGGAG GTAGCTACACAGTTGGTCGGCTCTTTTGGTTATAGTGCACCTGAATTCGCCTTGTCTGGTATATACACCGTAAAAAGTGATGTCTATAGCTTTGGAGTGGTGATGTTAGAGCTGTTGACTGGTCGGAAGCCATTGGATAG CTCAAGAGTGAGATCTGAACAATCACTTGTAAGATGGGCCACTCCTCAATTACATGACATTGATTCGTTGGCCAAAATGGTTGATCCTACGTTAAATGGCATGTACCCTGCCAAGTCTTTGTCTCGGTTTGCTGACATCATTGCCCTTTGTGTTCAG CCCGAACCAGAGTTCCGGCCTCCCATGTCTGAAGTTGTGCAAGCATTGGTTCGACTCATGCAAAGGGCGAGTGTGGTCAAGAGGCGATCCAGTGATGACTCGGGATTCATATACAAAACACCAGATCACGAGGCGTACGAAATGTCATATTAG